Proteins from a single region of Chryseobacterium scophthalmum:
- a CDS encoding SRPBCC family protein yields the protein MVHQLKRQQQLNCDIKTAWKFFSSANNLSEITPKDMKFVVITQLSDDEIYEGMLIDYYISPLLGIKLNWQTEITEVNFEKSFTDFQKKGPFKLWNHFHEFILNDKGVLMIDTVSYELPFGFLGEIAHSVMVKKKLEHIFDYRFKILEETFNKK from the coding sequence ATGGTACACCAGCTTAAGCGTCAACAACAACTTAACTGCGATATAAAAACTGCCTGGAAATTTTTTTCTTCGGCAAATAATCTTTCAGAAATTACCCCAAAAGACATGAAATTTGTGGTAATAACACAGCTTTCTGATGATGAGATCTATGAAGGAATGCTGATCGATTATTACATTTCGCCTCTTTTGGGAATAAAATTAAACTGGCAAACCGAAATTACGGAAGTTAACTTTGAAAAAAGTTTTACAGATTTTCAGAAAAAAGGTCCTTTCAAACTATGGAATCATTTTCATGAGTTTATTCTGAATGATAAAGGTGTTTTAATGATAGATACAGTAAGTTACGAATTGCCTTTTGGTTTTTTAGGAGAAATAGCGCACAGTGTAATGGTAAAGAAAAAATTGGAACATATTTTTGATTACCGATTTAAAATTTTAGAAGAAACATTTAATAAAAAATAG